One genomic window of Streptomyces sp. NBC_01276 includes the following:
- a CDS encoding ROK family protein encodes MPEHAGSRTCVIALDVGGTSMKGALLDRTMRPLATLRSSTPRRQGHEATVDAITWLLRDLAGAAVGIGVEPVAAGIVVPGIVDEPTQRAVHSVNLGWYDLPLAAVLTDATGLPVRIGHDVRAGGTAESRLGAARGFDDALFVAIGTGISAALLVEGRPLRACGYAGEIGHLTVAPGAEQCACGMRGCLEAVASARAIAAAYAARSGHEVEGAEEVAALVARADPVACRVWERAVEALAEAFAACAAVLAPEVIVVGGGLSQAGGLLIDPLRIALDRRLSCHRRPELVRAALGEQAGCLGAGLLGWEAADADPAAGRPVELVADPAGGAL; translated from the coding sequence ATGCCTGAGCATGCCGGCAGCCGCACCTGCGTGATCGCTCTGGACGTCGGCGGCACGTCGATGAAGGGCGCGCTCCTCGACCGCACCATGCGGCCGCTGGCGACCCTGCGCAGCTCGACCCCTCGGCGCCAAGGCCATGAAGCCACGGTGGACGCGATCACCTGGTTGCTGCGCGACCTGGCGGGGGCGGCGGTCGGCATCGGCGTGGAACCCGTCGCCGCGGGCATCGTGGTCCCGGGCATCGTCGACGAGCCCACGCAGCGCGCGGTGCACTCGGTCAACCTCGGCTGGTACGACCTGCCCCTGGCCGCGGTACTCACGGACGCGACGGGACTCCCGGTCCGGATCGGCCACGACGTCCGCGCCGGCGGCACGGCGGAGAGCAGGCTCGGCGCAGCCCGCGGCTTCGACGACGCCCTCTTCGTGGCCATCGGCACGGGAATCTCCGCCGCCCTCCTGGTCGAAGGCCGTCCGCTCCGTGCGTGCGGATACGCCGGAGAAATCGGACACCTGACGGTCGCCCCCGGAGCCGAGCAGTGCGCGTGCGGCATGAGGGGCTGCCTGGAGGCGGTGGCCTCGGCCCGCGCGATCGCCGCCGCCTACGCCGCCCGGTCTGGGCATGAGGTCGAGGGGGCCGAGGAGGTCGCGGCTCTCGTGGCGCGTGCCGATCCGGTGGCGTGCCGTGTGTGGGAGCGCGCCGTCGAGGCGCTGGCGGAAGCATTCGCCGCGTGCGCCGCGGTCCTCGCTCCGGAAGTGATCGTGGTCGGCGGGGGCCTGTCCCAGGCCGGCGGCCTCCTGATCGACCCCCTGCGCATCGCGCTCGACCGCCGCCTGAGCTGTCACCGGCGACCGGAGCTGGTCCGGGCGGCTCTCGGGGAGCAGGCCGGCTGCCTCGGAGCCGGCCTGCTCGGCTGGGAAGCCGCCGACGCCGACCCAGCGGCCGGCAGGCCGGTCGAGCTGGTGGCCGACCCGGCCGGAGGAGCACTGTGA
- a CDS encoding beta-galactosidase, whose amino-acid sequence MTPPALTTESAGTARPAPVTDALVTQPVLSWADGAFLRHGQPHRVLSGSLHYFRVHPEQWADRLRRVAALGLNTVDAYVPWNFHERRRGDIRFDGWRDLPRFLRLAEETGLDVIVRPGPYICAEWDNGGLPAWLTGRPGMRPRSSHREFLDEVGRWFDVLIPLVADHQAAHDGPVVAVQIENEYGSYGDDHTYMRWLRDALATRGVRELLFTADGPTPLMLDGGTLPGELAAATFGSRPDQAAGLLRSRRADEPFLCAEFWNGWFDHWGEKHHVRSPSNAADDVDGILAQGGSLSLYMAHGGTNFGLWAGANHDGTALQPTITSYDSDAPVAEHGALTSKFYALREKLAPHSTRPVPEPPDDPPLLEPATLPVHRGSALPAALRSVSTPVHAANPLSFEELGQASGLVLYTAHPVVPPGTHEVTVTGLHDRAQVFVDGSLVTVLDRPTASFGVTGTGAAIQLDLLVENQGRINYGPLLGQGKGILGGVRVERRLVHGWSMYPLPLDEWTAEELTRAGTAAESADSRGIATARLHVDEPADTFLSLPGFGKGFVWVNDTLLGRYWDVGPQTTLYLPRPLLRTGDNLLTILELDRFGHHVDLVDAPDLGPCEEYIETFD is encoded by the coding sequence ATGACCCCTCCCGCCCTCACCACCGAGTCCGCCGGCACCGCCCGCCCCGCCCCCGTCACCGACGCGCTCGTCACGCAGCCCGTGCTGAGCTGGGCCGACGGCGCCTTCCTGCGCCACGGGCAGCCCCACCGGGTCCTGTCCGGCTCCCTGCACTACTTCCGCGTCCACCCGGAGCAATGGGCCGACCGCCTCCGGCGCGTCGCCGCACTCGGCCTCAACACCGTGGACGCCTACGTGCCGTGGAACTTCCACGAGCGCAGACGCGGTGACATCCGCTTCGACGGCTGGCGTGACCTGCCGCGGTTCCTCCGGCTCGCCGAGGAAACCGGCCTCGACGTCATCGTCCGCCCCGGCCCGTACATCTGCGCCGAATGGGACAACGGCGGCCTGCCCGCCTGGCTGACCGGACGGCCCGGCATGCGGCCCAGGAGCAGCCACCGCGAGTTCCTCGACGAGGTCGGACGCTGGTTCGACGTATTGATCCCGCTCGTCGCCGACCACCAGGCGGCACACGACGGCCCGGTCGTGGCCGTGCAGATCGAGAACGAGTACGGCAGCTACGGCGACGACCACACCTACATGCGCTGGCTGCGCGACGCCCTGGCAACACGCGGCGTCCGCGAGCTCCTGTTCACCGCGGACGGGCCCACACCGCTGATGCTCGACGGCGGCACCCTTCCCGGCGAACTCGCGGCCGCCACGTTCGGGTCACGCCCCGACCAGGCTGCCGGGCTGCTGCGTTCACGCCGCGCCGACGAGCCCTTCCTCTGCGCCGAGTTCTGGAACGGCTGGTTCGACCACTGGGGCGAGAAGCACCACGTCCGATCCCCTTCGAACGCCGCCGACGACGTCGACGGCATCCTGGCCCAAGGCGGGTCGCTGAGCCTGTACATGGCACACGGCGGCACCAACTTCGGGCTGTGGGCCGGCGCGAACCACGACGGCACGGCCCTCCAGCCGACCATCACCAGCTACGACTCCGACGCCCCAGTGGCCGAACACGGCGCGCTCACCAGCAAGTTCTACGCGCTGCGCGAGAAGCTCGCCCCCCACAGCACACGGCCCGTCCCCGAGCCGCCGGACGACCCGCCCCTGTTGGAGCCCGCCACCCTCCCCGTACACCGCGGATCCGCGCTGCCGGCTGCACTGAGGTCGGTGTCGACGCCCGTGCACGCCGCCAACCCGCTGAGTTTCGAGGAGCTCGGCCAAGCTTCCGGCCTCGTGCTCTACACCGCGCACCCGGTCGTACCGCCCGGCACCCACGAGGTGACGGTCACCGGCCTCCACGACCGCGCACAGGTCTTCGTCGACGGCTCCCTCGTCACCGTCCTGGACCGGCCGACAGCGTCCTTCGGCGTCACCGGCACGGGCGCGGCGATCCAACTCGACCTGCTGGTGGAGAACCAGGGACGCATCAACTACGGCCCCCTGCTGGGACAGGGGAAGGGCATTCTGGGCGGGGTCCGCGTGGAGCGGCGGCTCGTCCACGGATGGTCCATGTACCCCCTGCCGCTCGACGAGTGGACCGCCGAGGAACTCACGCGCGCCGGCACGGCCGCCGAGTCCGCCGACAGCCGCGGCATCGCCACCGCACGCCTGCACGTCGATGAGCCCGCCGACACCTTCCTGAGCCTGCCCGGCTTCGGCAAGGGCTTCGTCTGGGTCAACGACACCCTGCTCGGCCGCTACTGGGACGTGGGCCCGCAGACGACCCTGTACCTTCCCCGTCCGCTGCTGCGCACGGGGGACAACCTCCTGACGATCCTGGAACTCGACCGCTTCGGCCACCATGTCGACCTCGTGGACGCGCCCGACCTCGGGCCCTGCGAGGAGTACATCGAGACGTTCGACTGA
- a CDS encoding carbohydrate ABC transporter permease yields MTTVIPAPVPAPSPAPKRIGPRRETRPAGRVTVLALLGLSAFYFLFPLWWLLVSATKPFGEQFSGSGLWFDGFGLFDNVARLSSQDDGIFWRWMLNSVLYCGVGALIGTVFSALTGYALAKYDFPGRGTLFSLVLAAVLVPKVLFTLPLYLMFSGVHLIDNPLAVLLPSVVSPFGVYLARVFAEQSVPDEVLEAGRLDGAGEFRIFRTIGVRMMLPALVTIFLFQFVEIWNNYLLPAMVLGDDRLQPVTVGLVAWNASHVAVPPPLVVIGSLVSIAPLLIAFLALQRFWRAGMTAGAVK; encoded by the coding sequence ATGACCACGGTGATCCCTGCCCCCGTTCCCGCCCCCTCGCCGGCGCCCAAGCGGATCGGACCCCGCCGCGAGACGCGCCCGGCCGGCCGCGTCACCGTACTCGCCCTGCTGGGGCTGTCCGCGTTCTACTTCCTCTTCCCGCTGTGGTGGCTGCTGGTGTCTGCGACCAAACCCTTCGGGGAGCAGTTCAGTGGCAGCGGCCTGTGGTTCGACGGCTTCGGCCTGTTCGACAACGTCGCCCGGCTCAGCAGCCAGGACGACGGCATCTTCTGGCGCTGGATGCTCAACAGCGTTCTGTACTGCGGCGTCGGCGCGCTCATCGGCACCGTCTTCTCCGCCCTGACCGGGTACGCCCTGGCCAAGTACGACTTCCCCGGCCGCGGAACTCTGTTCTCCCTGGTCCTGGCAGCCGTCCTCGTGCCCAAGGTGCTGTTCACTCTGCCGCTGTACCTGATGTTCTCGGGCGTTCACCTGATCGACAACCCTCTGGCGGTCCTGCTGCCGAGCGTCGTCAGCCCTTTCGGCGTCTACCTGGCGCGCGTCTTCGCCGAGCAGAGCGTGCCCGACGAGGTCCTCGAAGCCGGCCGTCTCGACGGCGCGGGTGAGTTCCGCATCTTCCGCACGATCGGGGTGCGGATGATGCTCCCTGCCCTCGTCACGATCTTCCTGTTCCAGTTCGTCGAGATCTGGAACAACTACCTGCTGCCCGCCATGGTCCTGGGAGACGACCGGCTGCAGCCGGTCACGGTCGGTCTCGTCGCCTGGAACGCCAGCCACGTCGCCGTACCACCGCCCCTCGTCGTCATCGGGTCCCTGGTCTCCATCGCCCCGCTTCTGATCGCCTTCCTCGCGCTCCAGCGCTTCTGGCGCGCGGGCATGACCGCCGGAGCCGTCAAATGA
- a CDS encoding 1-phosphofructokinase family hexose kinase, whose translation MILTVTLNAALDVTYFVDEVTPHASHRVTQPVERAGGKGINVARVLAALRHPVLATGLVGGTTGRILREDLRASGLKDALVPVRGESRKTITVVSERNGDATVFNPPGPHVDPQSWRAFTRRFAELAARADVVVLAGSLPPGLPCDSYAGLLATARDAGAVTVLDTSGAALLAALDAGPDVIKPNAAEIREVTGRSDVADAAAELQARGARTVVASDGPQGLHAVTPEGRYRTLPPAQLRGNPTGAGDACVAALAAGLATGLPWPDLLRDAVALSAAAVPAPLAGDFRRDLYDQFRTTATVSVERPHAADSH comes from the coding sequence GTGATCCTCACGGTCACCCTGAACGCCGCCCTGGACGTCACCTACTTCGTCGACGAGGTGACCCCCCATGCCTCCCACCGCGTCACGCAGCCCGTCGAGCGGGCCGGCGGCAAGGGCATCAACGTGGCGCGGGTCCTGGCGGCACTGCGCCACCCGGTGCTCGCCACGGGTCTGGTGGGAGGGACGACCGGCCGGATCCTCCGCGAGGACCTGCGGGCGTCCGGCCTCAAGGACGCACTGGTCCCCGTACGGGGTGAATCCCGCAAGACCATCACCGTCGTCTCCGAACGCAACGGGGACGCCACCGTGTTCAACCCGCCCGGGCCGCACGTCGACCCGCAGTCATGGCGGGCCTTCACACGGCGGTTCGCCGAACTCGCCGCCCGGGCCGACGTCGTCGTTCTTGCCGGCAGCCTCCCGCCGGGTCTGCCGTGCGACAGTTACGCCGGACTGCTGGCGACGGCCCGTGACGCCGGGGCCGTGACCGTCCTCGACACCAGCGGCGCCGCCCTGCTCGCCGCGCTGGACGCCGGCCCGGACGTGATCAAGCCGAACGCGGCGGAGATCCGCGAAGTCACCGGACGGTCCGATGTCGCCGACGCGGCCGCGGAACTCCAGGCGCGCGGCGCTCGGACGGTCGTCGCCTCCGACGGCCCCCAGGGCCTGCACGCCGTCACCCCGGAGGGGCGCTACCGCACCCTTCCGCCCGCCCAGCTGCGCGGCAACCCGACCGGCGCGGGTGACGCCTGCGTCGCCGCGCTCGCAGCCGGTCTCGCGACGGGCCTGCCCTGGCCGGACCTCCTGCGGGACGCCGTCGCGCTGTCCGCGGCCGCCGTCCCGGCACCCCTCGCGGGCGACTTCCGCCGCGACCTCTACGACCAGTTCCGTACGACCGCAACCGTGAGTGTGGAGAGGCCCCATGCCGCTGACAGCCACTGA
- a CDS encoding RICIN domain-containing protein, translating to MITPRSRLAGALAAAALVISGGSTLMMPSASAASTAPVPAPATYSVTVGAKGSWTHPDDTPAGTYVDKDGTFYFQQAHALYGADDPRKWTFFTGTNLDTATRSVAISDAVNPANSNDRNNDTTWRCNNSPTGLEATPAPAGSSYAHRNYCDLAGVWVDPDTGDWYGLVHNEFTPQPFTDGLHYDGIDYAVSKDQGRTWTIKDHVITSHYSTERGDDAAFPQQTFHYGTGDQRLFVDTGSGYFYAFYGSRIVNKGGGWAAFYGHVARAPISAKLAPGSWQKWYDGAWSEPGLGGRESNMVPVGSGSATGYTPPSKEYDPANSGSVSQQVAAGLMPPTSPLFVMDITYNAHLGLYIGQPQAVDQSGNASQEIYATADLTTQKWFRLGDTGSYKNASWYRWFLDSGNKTSSTIVGKNFRSYCSFGCSNGASSEYVNLAIDTTEPAAPVDTSKAYRIGSAGGRVLAQVSGSSATTSSAAATGSGLESWTFASNGDGSYRIANSGTGQLLGVGAASTATRAWGTKPTVTAAGTGGPTVGQQWFVIRGTSPVDGASTGTYKIVNRYSGLVIGLSADSTRLAETTPTRSWTNTTGNAVGGTRTAGEQTLTLIPIAQVPETVMVTNPGNQAGTVNKAVSLQVVATDSLGKPVTFTATGLPTGLSISSSGLITGTPTAAGASTVTVTAASGTAGGTATFTWAVTASLDGVHTLTAGGKALDNPGHSTTPGTQLITWSPNGGANQSWTFTQQTDGTYQLKNSESGLCADVEGGSTSPGAKIVQWTCSNGANQRWNITRQANGTHTVASAWSGLLLTTASSANGALVTQQPDTGTTLQQWTVN from the coding sequence GTGATCACTCCTCGAAGCAGACTGGCCGGCGCACTCGCCGCCGCCGCGCTGGTCATCTCCGGCGGCAGCACGCTGATGATGCCCTCGGCATCCGCAGCGTCGACCGCCCCTGTCCCCGCCCCCGCCACCTACTCCGTCACCGTTGGCGCCAAGGGCTCCTGGACACACCCTGACGACACCCCCGCCGGCACCTACGTCGACAAGGACGGCACGTTCTACTTCCAGCAGGCCCACGCGCTCTACGGCGCCGACGATCCCCGCAAGTGGACGTTCTTCACCGGGACGAACCTGGACACCGCCACCCGGTCCGTCGCCATCAGCGACGCGGTCAACCCGGCCAACTCCAACGACCGCAACAACGACACCACCTGGCGCTGCAACAACAGCCCCACCGGGCTCGAAGCGACACCCGCCCCGGCGGGTTCGAGCTACGCACACCGGAACTACTGTGACCTCGCCGGCGTCTGGGTCGACCCGGACACCGGCGACTGGTACGGACTCGTGCACAACGAGTTCACCCCGCAGCCGTTCACCGACGGCCTGCACTACGACGGCATCGACTACGCGGTCTCCAAGGACCAGGGCCGCACGTGGACCATCAAGGACCACGTCATCACCTCGCACTACAGCACCGAGCGCGGGGACGACGCCGCCTTCCCGCAGCAGACCTTCCACTACGGCACCGGTGACCAGCGGCTGTTCGTCGACACCGGGTCCGGTTACTTCTACGCCTTCTACGGCTCCCGGATCGTGAACAAGGGCGGCGGCTGGGCCGCGTTCTACGGGCACGTCGCCCGCGCTCCGATATCGGCGAAGCTGGCGCCCGGCTCCTGGCAGAAGTGGTACGACGGCGCCTGGTCCGAGCCCGGCCTGGGCGGCCGCGAGAGCAACATGGTGCCCGTCGGCTCCGGCAGCGCGACCGGATACACCCCGCCGTCGAAGGAGTACGACCCGGCCAACAGCGGCTCCGTGAGCCAGCAGGTCGCCGCCGGCCTGATGCCCCCGACGTCCCCGCTGTTCGTCATGGACATCACCTACAACGCCCACCTCGGCCTGTACATCGGCCAGCCCCAGGCGGTCGACCAGAGCGGCAACGCCTCCCAGGAGATCTACGCCACCGCTGACTTGACCACCCAGAAGTGGTTCCGTCTCGGCGACACGGGCAGCTACAAGAACGCCTCCTGGTACCGCTGGTTCCTCGACAGCGGCAACAAGACCAGCTCCACCATCGTGGGCAAGAACTTCCGCTCGTACTGCTCCTTCGGCTGCTCCAACGGAGCCAGTAGCGAGTACGTCAACCTCGCGATCGACACGACCGAGCCCGCCGCGCCGGTCGACACCTCCAAGGCCTACCGCATCGGCAGCGCGGGCGGCCGGGTCCTGGCCCAGGTTTCCGGCAGCTCGGCCACCACGTCGAGCGCCGCCGCCACCGGCTCCGGCCTCGAGTCGTGGACTTTCGCCTCGAACGGCGACGGCTCGTACCGCATCGCCAACTCCGGCACCGGTCAGCTCCTCGGGGTGGGCGCTGCCTCGACGGCGACCCGCGCCTGGGGCACCAAGCCCACCGTCACCGCGGCGGGAACCGGCGGACCCACGGTCGGCCAGCAGTGGTTCGTCATACGCGGCACCTCGCCCGTCGATGGCGCCTCCACCGGCACGTACAAGATCGTCAATCGGTACAGCGGCCTCGTCATCGGCCTCTCCGCGGACTCCACCCGCCTTGCCGAAACCACCCCCACCCGCAGCTGGACCAACACCACCGGCAACGCGGTCGGCGGCACCCGCACGGCCGGCGAGCAGACCCTGACACTGATCCCGATCGCCCAAGTCCCCGAAACGGTGATGGTCACCAATCCGGGCAACCAGGCCGGCACCGTGAACAAGGCCGTCTCCCTCCAGGTCGTGGCAACCGACTCCCTCGGCAAGCCCGTGACCTTCACGGCGACCGGCCTGCCGACCGGGTTGAGCATCAGCTCCAGCGGCCTGATCACCGGCACTCCCACCGCCGCCGGCGCCTCGACCGTGACGGTCACAGCAGCCTCCGGCACCGCCGGGGGCACGGCCACGTTCACCTGGGCGGTCACAGCCTCCCTCGACGGAGTCCACACCCTCACCGCCGGGGGCAAGGCACTCGACAACCCAGGCCACAGCACTACCCCCGGCACCCAGCTCATCACCTGGTCACCCAACGGCGGTGCCAACCAGAGCTGGACGTTCACTCAACAGACCGACGGCACGTACCAGCTCAAGAACAGCGAGTCCGGCCTCTGCGCCGACGTCGAAGGAGGCTCCACCAGCCCCGGCGCGAAGATCGTCCAGTGGACCTGCAGCAACGGCGCCAACCAGCGCTGGAACATCACGCGGCAGGCGAACGGCACCCACACCGTCGCCTCCGCCTGGAGCGGACTGCTCCTGACCACCGCTTCCTCCGCCAATGGCGCACTGGTCACCCAGCAGCCCGACACCGGCACCACGCTCCAGCAGTGGACCGTCAACTGA
- a CDS encoding class II fructose-bisphosphate aldolase: MPLTATDDIIGPAYALNRGVGAFNVVQLEHAEAIVDGAHRANLPVILQISENTIRYHGSLAPIGRAALALAEQATVPVAVHLDHAESEDLVHEAVRLGFTSVMFDASKLPYGQNVAATRAVTEYGHRADVLVEAELGEVGGKNGAHAPGVRTDPAEAREFAAATAVDCLAVAVGSSHAMATRDAVLDFDLIARLRSATRVPLVLHGSSGVSDADLAKAVSAGMTKVNISTHLNGIFSATVRRELHRQPAVSDSRKYLGPAREEVAAEVARLLNVLAGV, from the coding sequence ATGCCGCTGACAGCCACTGACGACATCATCGGCCCCGCGTACGCCCTGAACCGGGGGGTCGGAGCGTTCAACGTCGTCCAGCTCGAGCACGCCGAAGCCATCGTGGACGGAGCACACCGGGCGAACCTGCCCGTGATCCTCCAGATCAGCGAGAACACCATCCGCTACCACGGCTCCCTCGCACCTATCGGCCGCGCCGCACTCGCCCTGGCCGAGCAGGCGACGGTGCCCGTGGCCGTGCATCTGGACCACGCCGAGTCCGAGGACCTGGTGCACGAGGCCGTTCGGCTCGGCTTCACCTCCGTGATGTTCGACGCCTCCAAGCTGCCGTACGGGCAGAACGTCGCGGCCACCCGGGCGGTCACCGAGTACGGGCACCGGGCCGACGTTCTCGTCGAGGCGGAGCTGGGCGAGGTAGGCGGCAAGAACGGCGCGCACGCCCCCGGTGTCCGCACCGACCCCGCGGAGGCCCGGGAGTTCGCCGCGGCGACCGCAGTGGACTGCCTGGCAGTGGCGGTCGGCAGCTCCCACGCGATGGCCACCCGCGACGCCGTACTGGACTTCGACCTGATCGCGCGGCTGCGCAGCGCCACCCGCGTGCCGCTGGTCCTCCACGGTTCGTCGGGCGTCTCGGACGCGGACCTCGCCAAAGCCGTGTCGGCGGGGATGACGAAGGTCAACATCTCCACCCACCTCAACGGCATCTTCTCCGCGACCGTCCGGCGGGAACTCCACCGTCAGCCCGCGGTCAGCGACTCCCGCAAGTACCTCGGCCCGGCCCGTGAGGAGGTCGCGGCGGAAGTCGCGCGCCTCCTGAACGTTCTGGCGGGCGTCTGA
- a CDS encoding carbohydrate ABC transporter permease: protein MYIAPILYAAYNSLFTVRRSGLGLTAPTEVFAPLDNYVRAVHDGSFTASLGRVALFGVVQVPLMLAVALVLALLIDSKSARGRGFFRLTSFIPYAIPGVSAALVWSFMYSSTSSPLNRLLEPFSVTIPFFDDDIVLWSVANIVTWSWAGYNMIIIYAALQSIPAEVLEAARMDGASALRIAWSIKIPAVRGALVLTTVFSIIGSAQLFNEPTVLQPVSGGSISSAFTPLMSAQSAVAAGNYPYAAAQSVLLAVAVGLVSLIFFKLTRRGDQA, encoded by the coding sequence ATGTACATCGCACCGATCCTGTACGCGGCCTACAACAGTCTTTTCACCGTCCGCCGGTCGGGTCTGGGCCTGACCGCCCCGACGGAGGTCTTCGCCCCTCTGGACAACTACGTGCGCGCCGTGCACGACGGATCGTTCACGGCCTCGCTCGGCCGCGTGGCCCTGTTCGGCGTCGTACAGGTGCCGCTCATGCTGGCAGTGGCACTGGTGCTGGCCCTGCTCATCGACTCCAAGTCGGCGCGGGGCCGGGGCTTCTTCCGACTGACGAGCTTCATCCCCTACGCGATCCCCGGCGTCAGTGCCGCACTCGTGTGGTCGTTCATGTACTCCTCGACGTCCAGCCCGCTCAACCGGCTGCTCGAACCGTTCTCCGTCACCATCCCGTTCTTCGACGACGACATCGTGCTGTGGTCGGTGGCCAACATCGTCACCTGGAGCTGGGCCGGCTACAACATGATCATCATCTATGCGGCCCTGCAGTCCATCCCCGCCGAGGTCCTGGAAGCCGCCCGGATGGACGGAGCCTCCGCCCTGCGGATCGCCTGGAGCATCAAGATCCCCGCGGTACGGGGCGCGCTGGTGCTCACCACGGTGTTCTCGATCATCGGATCGGCCCAGCTGTTCAACGAGCCGACCGTGCTGCAGCCGGTCTCCGGCGGTTCGATCTCCTCCGCCTTCACGCCTCTGATGTCGGCACAGAGCGCGGTCGCAGCGGGCAACTACCCTTACGCGGCAGCCCAGTCGGTCCTGCTCGCGGTCGCCGTGGGCCTGGTGTCGCTCATCTTCTTCAAGCTGACCCGCCGAGGAGACCAGGCATGA
- a CDS encoding SIS domain-containing protein, whose protein sequence is MSTPPGSAHTSHTSREIASQPDCWRRAAASVTDHQDVLPRLGERVAVVGCGTSWFMALAYAELRERAGQGETDSFAASRFPAGRRYDRIVALTRSGTTTEVLDLLARLRGQAPVTAVTADAGTPVADVADGVIELAYADEKSVVQTRFATTTLALLRAHLESGGPLPRGVRTIAQAAADAERAVAAPLPEEMCAAEQITFLGDGWAYGLALEAGLKMREAAGAWTEAYPAMEYRHGPISIARPGRGTWVFGPAPHGLADDVARTGVAYVAESGDAAGDLDPLSDLVRAQRLAVHLAGARGLDPDRPRALSRSVVLAGAHA, encoded by the coding sequence ATGTCCACTCCCCCGGGCTCCGCACACACCTCCCACACCTCACGCGAGATCGCCTCCCAGCCGGACTGCTGGCGCAGGGCGGCCGCCTCGGTCACCGACCACCAGGACGTCCTGCCCCGGCTCGGTGAGCGCGTGGCCGTCGTCGGCTGCGGAACCTCCTGGTTCATGGCCCTGGCCTACGCCGAACTGCGCGAGCGGGCCGGTCAAGGCGAGACGGACTCCTTCGCCGCCTCCCGGTTCCCCGCGGGCCGCCGCTACGACCGCATCGTGGCGCTGACCCGCTCGGGCACCACCACCGAAGTCCTGGACCTCCTGGCCAGGCTGCGCGGGCAGGCGCCGGTCACCGCCGTCACCGCCGACGCAGGCACCCCGGTGGCCGACGTTGCCGACGGCGTCATCGAACTCGCCTACGCCGACGAGAAGTCGGTCGTGCAGACCAGGTTCGCCACGACGACACTCGCCCTTCTGCGTGCCCACCTGGAGAGCGGCGGCCCGCTGCCCCGGGGAGTGCGTACGATCGCGCAGGCCGCCGCGGACGCCGAACGGGCCGTGGCCGCACCGCTGCCCGAGGAGATGTGCGCAGCGGAGCAGATCACCTTCCTGGGCGATGGCTGGGCCTACGGCCTTGCGCTGGAGGCGGGGCTGAAGATGCGGGAGGCGGCCGGCGCCTGGACGGAGGCATACCCGGCGATGGAGTACCGCCACGGCCCCATCAGCATCGCCCGCCCCGGCCGCGGCACCTGGGTCTTCGGCCCCGCACCGCACGGCCTCGCGGACGACGTCGCCCGTACCGGCGTCGCCTATGTCGCCGAATCCGGCGACGCGGCCGGCGATCTGGACCCGCTGTCCGACCTCGTACGGGCCCAGCGCCTGGCCGTCCACCTGGCCGGCGCACGGGGGCTCGACCCGGACCGGCCCCGTGCCCTGAGCCGCTCCGTGGTGCTGGCCGGCGCGCATGCCTGA